The proteins below are encoded in one region of Microscilla marina ATCC 23134:
- a CDS encoding PAS domain S-box protein, producing MADQQPISPQQVQLLEEQVRKLEQRLNEAEKINQWILMDKRALEVRFDISEKLARIGYWETNLQNQELHWSDGFREILGADKQLKPDMKLYKQMMTDEDGDRLGAAIQKVFINRENYSFEHSLLLANQQLKIVELTLKLVFDEQTSQPAKLLGIVQDITVRKESQAKLERLSLVAAKTSNAVFILDKDLKLEWMNDGYTRMTGYTYDDLQGKRLPEVLALCEGDLKNYDEFGDSLSSSQSVSKELEIKNRQGEVLWVLMNLTPTYDYALNLTNYVAIIINITKRKEAEKMLLDANNELKDKNHHITESINYAQRIQAAMLPNLNTVKQELPNLFVLFKPRDIVSGDFYWFAAPHQYDESGNSIPKHKLMIAAVDCTGHGVPGAFMSMIGHSLLDEIVNVRGTTKPDHILRDLHDGVRYALRQQDSHNRDGMDMTLVVVCKKKHVIEFAGAKNPLLYIQDNQLYQLKGDKLAIGGEQLEVERKYARHVIDISKPTTFYLYSDGYQDQFGGPEGKKFMRRNLRELLLRIHQKPMPEQRQILDDTIEKWREQANEKQVDDIMVIGAHWPGKQ from the coding sequence ATGGCAGACCAACAACCTATTAGCCCTCAACAGGTTCAGTTACTTGAAGAACAAGTGCGTAAACTGGAGCAACGTCTCAACGAAGCTGAAAAAATCAACCAGTGGATATTGATGGACAAAAGAGCGCTTGAGGTGAGGTTTGACATATCAGAAAAACTTGCCCGCATAGGTTATTGGGAAACCAATCTGCAGAATCAAGAATTGCATTGGTCAGATGGTTTTAGAGAGATTTTAGGAGCCGATAAACAGCTAAAGCCTGATATGAAGCTTTACAAGCAAATGATGACCGATGAAGATGGGGATAGGTTGGGAGCAGCGATTCAAAAAGTATTTATCAACCGTGAAAATTACTCTTTCGAGCACAGTCTTTTGTTGGCAAACCAACAACTAAAAATTGTAGAGCTTACGCTAAAACTGGTGTTTGATGAACAAACCAGCCAACCAGCCAAATTACTAGGCATAGTACAAGACATTACTGTACGTAAAGAGTCACAAGCAAAACTTGAGCGTTTGTCATTGGTAGCAGCCAAAACTTCCAATGCCGTATTTATTCTGGATAAAGACCTAAAGCTTGAGTGGATGAATGATGGGTATACCCGGATGACAGGGTATACTTATGACGATTTACAAGGAAAGCGTCTGCCAGAAGTGTTGGCTTTGTGTGAAGGTGACTTGAAAAATTATGATGAGTTTGGCGATAGTCTCTCCTCTAGTCAGTCGGTAAGCAAAGAGCTTGAAATAAAAAATCGACAAGGGGAAGTTTTATGGGTTTTAATGAATTTGACTCCCACCTATGACTATGCGCTTAACCTAACAAACTATGTTGCCATTATTATTAATATTACCAAGCGCAAAGAAGCAGAAAAAATGTTGTTAGATGCCAACAATGAACTCAAAGACAAAAATCACCACATTACCGAAAGCATCAACTATGCGCAAAGAATACAAGCCGCTATGTTGCCCAACCTCAACACCGTAAAGCAAGAACTGCCCAACTTGTTTGTGTTGTTTAAGCCCAGAGATATTGTAAGTGGAGACTTTTACTGGTTTGCTGCCCCCCACCAATACGACGAAAGTGGCAACAGTATACCCAAACATAAACTAATGATTGCAGCGGTAGATTGTACCGGGCACGGGGTGCCAGGAGCTTTTATGAGTATGATTGGGCACTCCTTGTTAGATGAGATTGTAAATGTGCGAGGCACAACCAAACCCGACCACATATTGAGAGATTTACACGACGGAGTTCGTTATGCTTTGCGGCAACAAGATAGCCACAACCGCGATGGAATGGACATGACGTTGGTGGTAGTATGTAAAAAGAAACATGTGATAGAGTTTGCTGGAGCAAAAAACCCTCTATTGTATATTCAAGACAATCAGTTGTACCAACTCAAAGGAGATAAGCTTGCTATTGGGGGTGAGCAACTCGAAGTAGAGCGAAAGTACGCCCGCCATGTCATTGACATCTCAAAACCTACTACTTTTTATCTTTACTCTGACGGTTATCAAGATCAATTTGGAGGTCCAGAAGGAAAAAAATTTATGCGACGAAACTTGCGTGAACTGTTGTTGCGTATACACCAAAAACCTATGCCCGAACAACGTCAGATATTGGATGATACCATTGAAAAATGGCGTGAACAAGCCAACGAAAAACAAGTAGATGACATTATGGTAATAGGTGCGCACTGGCCAGGCAAACAATGA
- a CDS encoding 7TM diverse intracellular signaling domain-containing protein → MQYLKYLCFSLYLLLAYDAKAQKVFYIEGDSNQYKQLNSCLYVLSKNAASFSFTQVQNLPDTQFQLFASARENIKKVSTVWGKIKIQSKQSHDFNGILILGKRYINIAEVYQQNDQGEVVLKKTGGHVRGSEKDLNINRTIPKVRLYLKPGQTKTIYIRFQNVNQKNLSIGLEAQTKEHWDSFIQRRNLVQGIFQGAVGLILLYNLFLYVLSGNKIYVYYSGYLFCTGAYFFNYAGFSTEYLFPEYPHLFYDVYLFSTVFLQVFYIQFIRVFLNTQKNIPFWDKVMCWWMVGRIIEFLVLEAVLHTSDNFAFIHNFHRQYALVESAFFLVLVMVWATTKTKMVIYIIAGFFCLYIGMSISIFKGSYNGNLYFQAGTLLEILCFSLGLGYRIRLNDKEKRRAQEEVIVVQENANKQLESKVQERTEQLKQLNNTLNKKNGDLHASMRYAHKLQKGVLPYSERISQLFSQHFIVYRPRDIVSGDFYWVEEVEGKKIVVIADCTGHGIPGAMMSMLGSTALSDIILNKKILNADIILNNLSNVVEAILRADKNEIRDGMDIGVCVINYEEKQMEFAGAHHPLYYFQDGQLNIVKGTKLSIGGYQENKTFEENVIDISKETIFYMCSDGYQDQFGGPNDKKFMTRQLKSLLTEIHQMPLPQQKNILEDTLNRWITDGNTKQTDDILVWGAKI, encoded by the coding sequence ATGCAGTACTTAAAGTATTTGTGTTTTAGTTTGTACTTGTTGTTGGCGTATGATGCAAAAGCTCAAAAAGTCTTTTATATCGAAGGAGACAGCAATCAATACAAACAACTGAACTCTTGCTTATATGTGCTGTCGAAAAATGCTGCATCATTTAGTTTTACACAAGTACAAAACCTGCCTGACACTCAATTCCAATTGTTTGCATCTGCCCGGGAAAACATTAAAAAAGTATCCACAGTGTGGGGGAAAATTAAAATTCAAAGCAAGCAAAGCCATGACTTTAACGGTATCCTTATACTGGGCAAACGTTATATTAACATAGCAGAGGTGTATCAACAAAATGATCAAGGGGAGGTAGTGCTCAAGAAAACAGGAGGGCATGTAAGGGGCAGCGAGAAAGACCTTAATATAAACCGTACCATACCCAAAGTAAGATTATACCTCAAACCAGGGCAAACCAAAACCATTTATATTCGCTTCCAAAATGTTAACCAAAAAAACTTGAGCATCGGGCTTGAAGCCCAAACTAAGGAACATTGGGACAGTTTTATCCAACGTCGTAACTTGGTGCAAGGTATATTTCAGGGGGCTGTAGGGCTTATATTATTGTATAACCTGTTTTTATATGTGTTGAGTGGCAACAAGATATATGTCTACTATAGTGGTTATCTCTTTTGTACAGGAGCCTATTTTTTCAACTACGCTGGATTTTCTACCGAGTACCTGTTTCCGGAATACCCTCATTTGTTTTATGATGTGTACCTGTTTTCTACTGTTTTTCTACAGGTATTTTATATTCAGTTTATTCGCGTTTTTTTAAACACGCAAAAAAATATACCTTTTTGGGACAAGGTTATGTGTTGGTGGATGGTAGGGCGAATAATTGAATTCTTAGTACTTGAAGCAGTGTTACATACCAGCGATAACTTTGCTTTTATTCACAATTTTCATCGTCAATATGCTTTGGTTGAGTCTGCCTTCTTTTTAGTGTTGGTGATGGTATGGGCAACCACCAAAACCAAAATGGTGATTTACATCATTGCAGGGTTTTTTTGTTTATATATAGGTATGAGTATTAGTATCTTTAAAGGCTCCTATAATGGGAACTTGTATTTTCAAGCGGGTACTTTACTCGAAATTTTATGTTTTTCGCTGGGGCTAGGGTACCGAATCCGTTTAAACGATAAAGAAAAACGCAGGGCACAAGAAGAGGTCATCGTAGTACAGGAAAATGCCAATAAACAACTCGAAAGCAAAGTGCAAGAGCGTACCGAACAGTTAAAACAACTCAACAATACACTCAATAAAAAGAATGGAGATTTGCACGCAAGCATGCGGTATGCACACAAGTTGCAAAAAGGAGTATTGCCTTATAGTGAAAGAATTTCGCAGTTGTTCTCTCAACACTTTATAGTATATCGTCCTCGTGACATTGTCAGCGGAGACTTTTATTGGGTAGAAGAAGTAGAAGGAAAAAAAATAGTAGTGATAGCAGATTGTACTGGACATGGTATTCCGGGTGCTATGATGAGTATGTTGGGAAGTACAGCCTTGTCAGATATTATTTTAAATAAAAAAATATTAAATGCTGACATTATTTTAAACAATTTGAGCAATGTTGTAGAGGCGATTTTGCGTGCAGATAAAAATGAGATCAGAGACGGGATGGACATTGGGGTTTGTGTGATAAACTATGAAGAAAAGCAAATGGAGTTTGCTGGAGCTCATCATCCTTTATATTATTTTCAAGATGGGCAACTAAATATAGTAAAAGGCACTAAACTGTCTATTGGAGGCTATCAGGAGAATAAAACCTTTGAGGAAAACGTGATAGACATCTCAAAAGAGACAATTTTTTACATGTGTTCCGATGGGTACCAAGATCAGTTTGGTGGACCTAATGATAAAAAATTTATGACTCGACAACTCAAGTCTTTACTTACAGAAATACATCAAATGCCCTTGCCCCAACAAAAAAATATACTCGAAGATACACTCAATCGATGGATTACTGACGGCAATACTAAACAAACTGATGATATACTGGTGTGGGGAGCTAAAATATAA
- a CDS encoding tetratricopeptide repeat protein, whose protein sequence is MKHLFFIISLCLLFAVKSFAQLSIVDSLKTAFSNASHDTTKTFIALKVAKAYIKTDQKQAQEYINKARVLAENANFLEGQINTLITEAKLFSTQGKIQKSVEIINKGFDLIKQKKGTERQAMVLYNVLGVYYYAMSNYKKSLENLLAGLAIAEKLKDDVYIGKFSSNVGVIYDEQGNYPKALKSYFKGLKVAEAHQQYKSKVDVLTNISTIYFQQQKLKLAIETAQKALHLLKTKVKNEVGEVICLGNLAEFYFYEGKYSKALEYAQKSKEIAQRITDKMGLVTAYKVIGQVKTKRKQYREALRYYGIGRDMSIEINDKQGTSNMEREIALIHSEMRAYDTALEYARKSLKRAQEIGAAKEIKKGLEALSEIFKAQGNIDSSYHYYRAYVKQKDKLFGEQNAREIATIRAEFDLEKKQAEINLLTKDNALKEAKNQRAQIVRNLFIGGFIVILIIAFIMYRNILQKQRTNQLLQNKNEEINRKNIQINAQNEAITSSINYAQRIQKAILPLDEQIAKLADEYFIYNKPRDIVSGDFYWVVEYQNKFFFSVIDCTGHGVPGAFMSMLGNTSLTNIVLQQGITKPHEILNQLSKEIDYILQQHVTQNSDSMDMALCMVDFDKCILEYAGANNPMLCIQNGEMNLVKADRMPIGKEQIDMARSYTLHTIDISVPTVVYLFSDGYQDQFGGKDGKKFRSRRLRQLIMDIHRYPLTKQRALLDESLTAWMEEGDKVQVDDILIMGVKFNGKSQI, encoded by the coding sequence ATGAAACACCTTTTTTTTATCATCTCATTATGTCTTCTCTTTGCAGTAAAATCGTTTGCTCAACTCTCTATTGTTGATAGCTTAAAAACTGCCTTCTCAAATGCTTCTCATGATACTACAAAAACATTCATTGCCTTAAAGGTAGCCAAAGCTTATATCAAAACCGATCAGAAACAAGCCCAAGAATATATTAATAAAGCCCGCGTATTGGCAGAGAATGCCAATTTTTTGGAAGGACAAATAAACACGCTTATTACCGAAGCCAAACTATTCTCGACACAAGGGAAAATACAAAAATCAGTCGAGATTATTAACAAAGGCTTTGACCTGATCAAACAGAAGAAAGGCACAGAAAGACAAGCCATGGTTTTGTACAATGTTTTGGGTGTGTATTATTATGCCATGTCAAACTATAAAAAGTCGTTAGAGAACCTGCTGGCTGGCTTGGCTATAGCCGAAAAATTGAAGGATGATGTATACATCGGGAAATTTTCATCTAACGTAGGTGTAATTTATGACGAGCAAGGAAACTATCCTAAAGCGCTAAAAAGCTACTTTAAGGGGCTAAAGGTGGCAGAAGCTCACCAGCAGTACAAATCAAAAGTAGACGTGCTAACCAACATAAGTACGATATACTTTCAACAACAAAAACTGAAGTTGGCAATTGAAACAGCCCAAAAAGCCCTTCATTTACTCAAAACAAAAGTGAAAAACGAGGTAGGGGAGGTAATTTGTTTAGGTAATCTGGCAGAATTTTATTTTTACGAAGGGAAGTACTCAAAAGCACTTGAGTATGCCCAAAAAAGTAAGGAAATAGCACAACGTATCACTGATAAAATGGGCTTGGTGACTGCTTATAAAGTAATAGGGCAGGTAAAAACCAAAAGAAAGCAGTACCGTGAGGCTTTGAGGTACTATGGCATTGGGCGTGACATGAGTATTGAGATAAACGACAAGCAAGGCACCAGCAATATGGAGCGTGAAATAGCCCTTATTCACAGCGAAATGAGGGCGTATGACACCGCCCTGGAGTATGCCAGAAAAAGCCTTAAGAGAGCCCAGGAAATAGGAGCCGCCAAGGAAATAAAAAAAGGATTGGAGGCATTGTCAGAAATTTTTAAAGCCCAGGGAAACATAGACTCATCTTATCATTATTATAGAGCGTATGTAAAGCAAAAAGATAAATTATTTGGGGAGCAAAATGCCCGTGAGATTGCTACTATCAGGGCAGAGTTTGACCTGGAAAAGAAGCAAGCCGAGATTAACTTGCTTACCAAAGACAATGCACTCAAAGAAGCCAAAAACCAACGAGCTCAAATTGTGCGTAACCTTTTTATTGGAGGTTTTATAGTCATTCTTATCATTGCATTTATAATGTACCGAAACATTTTGCAAAAGCAACGAACCAATCAATTGTTGCAAAATAAGAATGAGGAAATTAATCGTAAAAATATCCAAATCAATGCCCAAAATGAAGCCATTACTTCCAGCATAAACTACGCCCAACGTATTCAAAAAGCCATTTTGCCACTGGACGAACAAATAGCTAAATTAGCCGATGAATATTTTATTTATAACAAACCACGAGACATTGTAAGTGGAGATTTTTATTGGGTAGTTGAGTACCAAAACAAGTTTTTTTTCAGTGTGATTGATTGTACAGGTCATGGAGTGCCAGGTGCATTTATGAGCATGTTGGGCAATACTTCACTTACCAATATTGTACTACAACAAGGCATTACCAAACCCCATGAAATACTCAATCAGTTGAGCAAAGAAATAGATTATATATTACAGCAACACGTAACCCAAAACTCTGATAGTATGGACATGGCCTTGTGTATGGTAGACTTTGACAAGTGTATACTTGAGTATGCAGGAGCCAATAACCCTATGTTGTGTATTCAGAATGGAGAAATGAATTTGGTCAAAGCCGACCGTATGCCCATTGGCAAAGAACAGATAGATATGGCTCGTAGTTATACCCTGCATACCATTGACATAAGCGTGCCTACCGTAGTGTATCTGTTTTCTGATGGCTATCAGGACCAGTTTGGAGGAAAAGATGGTAAAAAGTTTAGAAGCAGGCGTTTACGTCAATTAATTATGGACATCCATCGTTATCCTTTGACAAAGCAAAGAGCATTGTTAGATGAGAGCCTGACTGCCTGGATGGAAGAAGGCGATAAGGTACAGGTAGACGATATCTTGATTATGGGGGTAAAGTTTAATGGAAAATCTCAGATATAA
- a CDS encoding M14 family zinc carboxypeptidase: MRKLFIVWVVGLFSVNMALAQNSTQSPSKFLGYQMGQRFTFHHRVVDYVQHLATYSPRVNYIEYGKTNEGRPLVVAVISSPENLRKRQQIQANNLIAAGLKSGTVQGKHLPFVWLSYNVHGDEASCTEAALITLHTLATSNDSNIKAWLDNLIIMIDPCENPDGRERYVNWFNQVGSRIPNPSLNGWEHHQGWARGRFNHYMFDLNRDWAWQTQIESQQRVKLYQQWMPHIHVDFHEMNHNNSYFFAPAAKPYHQDITPWQRKFQEYIGANHAKYFNQKKWLYFTQQVYDLLYPSYGDTWPMFNGAMGFTYEQAGSGRAGVAVTQNTGDTLTLSKRFTRHVTTSLSTIEIAYKHKDKILEKFKSYFKEAVKNPPGKYKTYVVKNQQQKAKVNALLRLLDKQQIRYQVAEESNKKLTGFDYRNKKANQGFKVEKDDVIISAYQPKAVLVKVLFEPETFLEDSLTYDLTAWSVPYIYNVETYATTAKIEGKKTTEAASTYRAASPEGEALPYAYISNWEGFNQVKFLSALLKQNIQVRFSREPFTIARQRFNRGTLVILSADNKRNKNLAYVLNQAAVEFQVQLTPVNTAIVEKGQDLGTSAYRRIKKPNIALLAGEHIYNTAFGEIWHFLEKDIHYPVTVINTKHLSETDLYKFDVLILPSGNYEEIDQRFTNFVQQGGKVIAMEHALREFRRDKRLLLSKGSFRKRSAKKRKRQHITRFYGQSRQRLMNRVAGAIYKVNLDNTHPLAYGEDKFTFLIKRNNSLLPYLPRGGWNVGRYGSDSHVSGFVGAHLKERINQTLSLGVESYGKGKLVYMADSPIFRGFWYGGKLLFGNALFFVGN; encoded by the coding sequence ATGCGCAAACTATTTATTGTGTGGGTAGTGGGCTTGTTCTCTGTAAACATGGCATTGGCTCAAAACTCTACCCAATCCCCTTCTAAATTCTTGGGTTATCAAATGGGGCAACGTTTTACTTTTCATCACCGAGTAGTAGACTATGTTCAACACTTGGCTACCTACTCCCCCAGGGTTAACTACATAGAATATGGTAAAACCAATGAAGGGCGCCCTTTAGTGGTTGCAGTTATTTCTTCGCCCGAAAACCTTCGTAAGCGGCAACAAATTCAAGCAAATAACCTGATTGCTGCTGGGCTCAAATCAGGCACTGTACAAGGCAAACACCTACCCTTTGTGTGGTTGAGTTACAACGTACATGGAGATGAAGCATCTTGTACTGAGGCGGCACTTATTACATTGCATACCTTGGCTACTTCTAACGACTCTAATATAAAAGCCTGGCTAGACAACTTGATCATAATGATCGACCCTTGTGAAAACCCTGATGGGCGAGAGCGTTATGTCAATTGGTTTAACCAAGTGGGTAGCCGTATACCTAACCCATCGCTCAATGGCTGGGAACACCACCAAGGTTGGGCAAGAGGGCGTTTTAACCACTACATGTTTGACCTAAACCGCGACTGGGCGTGGCAAACCCAGATAGAGTCTCAGCAAAGGGTAAAACTATACCAACAATGGATGCCGCATATTCATGTCGATTTTCACGAAATGAACCATAACAACTCCTACTTTTTTGCTCCGGCAGCCAAGCCCTACCATCAAGACATTACCCCTTGGCAAAGAAAGTTTCAAGAGTACATAGGTGCCAATCATGCCAAGTATTTTAATCAAAAAAAATGGTTGTATTTTACTCAACAAGTGTATGATTTGTTGTACCCCAGCTATGGCGATACCTGGCCTATGTTCAATGGAGCCATGGGATTTACTTATGAACAGGCTGGCTCAGGGCGTGCTGGGGTAGCAGTTACCCAGAACACTGGCGACACGCTCACCCTTAGCAAGCGTTTTACCCGCCACGTAACTACAAGCTTGTCGACTATTGAAATCGCCTATAAACACAAAGACAAAATTTTAGAAAAGTTCAAGAGTTATTTTAAAGAAGCAGTAAAAAATCCACCAGGAAAATATAAAACTTATGTAGTTAAAAATCAGCAACAAAAAGCCAAGGTAAATGCTTTACTGCGATTGCTCGACAAACAGCAAATAAGGTATCAGGTAGCCGAAGAAAGTAATAAAAAACTTACTGGTTTTGATTACCGCAATAAAAAAGCAAATCAAGGTTTTAAAGTAGAAAAAGACGATGTCATCATCAGTGCCTACCAACCTAAAGCTGTATTGGTAAAAGTACTATTTGAACCTGAAACTTTTTTGGAGGATTCGCTTACTTATGATCTCACCGCTTGGTCAGTGCCTTATATATATAATGTAGAAACGTATGCTACCACGGCAAAAATAGAGGGTAAAAAAACTACAGAAGCAGCCAGTACATACCGTGCCGCAAGCCCTGAGGGTGAAGCTTTACCTTATGCATATATCAGCAACTGGGAAGGGTTTAACCAAGTCAAGTTTTTATCTGCATTGCTCAAGCAAAATATTCAGGTAAGGTTTAGTCGTGAACCATTTACCATTGCCCGACAAAGGTTTAACCGGGGCACCCTGGTTATTTTGTCTGCCGATAACAAACGCAATAAAAATCTGGCTTACGTATTAAACCAAGCAGCTGTAGAATTTCAGGTACAGTTGACCCCAGTAAATACAGCCATTGTAGAAAAAGGGCAAGACTTGGGCACAAGTGCTTATCGACGCATAAAAAAGCCTAACATTGCTTTACTTGCTGGCGAACATATTTACAATACTGCTTTTGGCGAAATATGGCACTTTCTTGAAAAAGACATACACTATCCAGTGACAGTGATCAATACCAAACATTTATCTGAAACCGATTTATATAAGTTTGATGTTTTGATATTACCTTCTGGCAATTATGAAGAAATAGACCAAAGGTTTACCAACTTTGTGCAACAGGGTGGTAAAGTGATTGCGATGGAACATGCGCTTAGGGAGTTTAGGCGAGACAAACGTTTGTTATTAAGTAAGGGATCTTTCAGAAAGCGTAGTGCTAAAAAAAGAAAACGCCAACACATTACCCGGTTCTATGGACAAAGTCGTCAAAGGTTGATGAACAGGGTTGCAGGGGCTATTTATAAGGTAAACCTGGACAATACTCACCCGTTGGCGTATGGCGAAGATAAGTTTACATTTTTGATTAAGCGCAATAACAGTTTGCTTCCTTATTTGCCCAGAGGCGGCTGGAACGTGGGGCGTTATGGCAGTGATAGTCACGTCAGTGGTTTTGTAGGTGCCCATCTCAAAGAACGCATCAACCAAACATTATCGCTTGGGGTAGAGTCGTATGGTAAAGGCAAGCTCGTCTATATGGCAGACTCCCCTATTTTTCGCGGGTTTTGGTATGGAGGCAAGTTGCTATTTGGCAACGCTTTGTTTTTTGTAGGCAATTAA
- a CDS encoding lysophospholipid acyltransferase family protein → MNEHQDQEDNDSKKIEQSKRIPLIPNAVNLPANIEENAPTLDFLNFQPPSKEFVANISAPFYSYFTPRFLGLDNIDNSRPYFFVGYHTLLSITDIFYVTELLLKKDIMLRSLADSFHFKVPGWNQFWEKMGMVKASRENCSALMTAGESVLVFPGGAREAFKRKNEQYKVNWQNRSGFAHMAIEHNYPIIPLASVGLEDAMDILYDADDMMNTWLGRFLKYTGIAKYIRDGEELPPIVKGLGWTLLPRPERLYLSFGEPIDVSEFAGKADDKAAQMAVREKVERSVKKQMDTLLKYRANDVENMGWLRRWLLKK, encoded by the coding sequence ATGAACGAGCATCAAGACCAAGAAGACAACGACTCAAAAAAAATAGAGCAAAGTAAACGGATTCCTCTAATACCCAATGCAGTCAATCTACCCGCCAACATCGAAGAGAACGCTCCAACGCTCGATTTTTTAAATTTTCAACCACCATCCAAAGAGTTTGTAGCCAATATTTCTGCACCGTTTTATAGTTATTTTACCCCCAGGTTTTTGGGTTTGGATAATATAGATAATAGTCGACCTTATTTTTTTGTAGGTTACCATACCTTACTTAGTATTACCGATATTTTTTACGTGACCGAGTTGCTGCTCAAAAAAGACATTATGCTACGCTCACTTGCCGATTCCTTTCATTTTAAAGTACCAGGTTGGAACCAGTTTTGGGAAAAAATGGGAATGGTCAAAGCTTCACGTGAAAACTGCTCAGCATTGATGACTGCTGGAGAAAGCGTGTTGGTGTTTCCGGGAGGAGCCAGAGAAGCGTTTAAACGCAAAAACGAGCAATATAAAGTAAACTGGCAAAACCGTAGTGGCTTTGCTCATATGGCTATAGAGCATAATTACCCCATTATTCCACTGGCATCGGTAGGTCTGGAAGATGCCATGGATATTCTTTACGATGCTGATGACATGATGAATACCTGGTTGGGGCGTTTTCTTAAATATACAGGAATTGCCAAATACATTCGTGATGGTGAGGAGCTTCCTCCTATAGTAAAAGGTTTGGGCTGGACACTATTGCCTCGCCCCGAACGCCTTTATCTGTCATTTGGCGAACCTATAGATGTGAGCGAGTTTGCCGGAAAGGCAGACGACAAAGCAGCTCAAATGGCAGTACGCGAAAAAGTGGAACGCTCGGTAAAAAAGCAAATGGATACCTTGCTAAAATACCGCGCCAATGATGTAGAGAACATGGGTTGGTTACGCCGTTGGCTGCTTAAAAAGTAG
- a CDS encoding GNAT family N-acetyltransferase, which yields MNNDTPNRETILQSDEVILRVLTSSDVPDIARLMNNKNIWDNVRDYIPHPYTEQDGQAFVDATQTENPPLTFAITHQEALCGVIGLVRLVNEQRHVAELGYWLGEPYWGKNIMTKALKLTTDYAFQQLGIIRLQTIVFEYNTGSMRVLEKCGYTREAVCKKAIIKNENIWDAHTFALVQSD from the coding sequence ATGAACAATGACACTCCCAACAGAGAAACAATATTGCAAAGCGATGAAGTGATATTGAGAGTATTGACAAGCTCAGATGTACCTGATATTGCCCGACTGATGAACAACAAAAACATTTGGGACAATGTACGTGACTACATTCCTCACCCCTATACCGAGCAAGATGGGCAAGCATTTGTAGACGCCACCCAAACAGAAAACCCACCTCTTACTTTTGCCATCACTCATCAAGAAGCATTATGCGGAGTAATTGGCTTGGTGAGGCTGGTCAATGAACAACGCCATGTAGCCGAGCTTGGCTATTGGTTGGGGGAGCCTTATTGGGGAAAAAATATTATGACCAAAGCACTTAAGCTCACCACTGATTATGCTTTTCAACAACTGGGCATTATTCGTCTCCAAACTATAGTGTTTGAGTACAATACAGGCTCTATGCGTGTGTTAGAAAAGTGTGGCTACACAAGGGAAGCGGTTTGCAAAAAAGCGATTATCAAAAATGAAAACATATGGGATGCTCATACCTTTGCTTTGGTGCAATCTGACTAA